From a single Apium graveolens cultivar Ventura chromosome 2, ASM990537v1, whole genome shotgun sequence genomic region:
- the LOC141706208 gene encoding heavy metal-associated isoprenylated plant protein 39-like codes for MAPQKVVLKVMTMTDEKSKKKAMEAAADCYGIDSISVDLKEQKITVIGEMDSVALVKRLKRVAKVDIISVGPAKEEKKEENKEEKKEEKKEEKKDVKKEEVKKDDKK; via the exons ATGGCTCCTCAG AAAGTTGTATTGAAAGTTATGACCATGACTGATGAGAAGTCCAAGAAGAAAGCAATGGAAGCTGCAGCCGACTGTTATG GAATCGATTCGATATCGGTGGACTTAAAGGAACAGAAGATAACAGTAATCGGAGAAATGGACTCGGTGGCACTTGTAAAGAGGTTAAAGAGAGTTGCAAAGGTTGATATTATCTCAGTTGGCCCTGCCAAAGaagagaaaaaagaagaaaacaaggaagagaagaaagaagaaaaaaaagaagagaagAAAGATGTTAAAAAGGAAGAGGtgaaaaaggatgataaaaaaTAA